Proteins encoded together in one Cicer arietinum cultivar CDC Frontier isolate Library 1 chromosome 4, Cicar.CDCFrontier_v2.0, whole genome shotgun sequence window:
- the LOC101504058 gene encoding pentatricopeptide repeat-containing protein At3g23020-like, whose product MLLNLQLLDTNTLPLVVPRENAVPISIPSKKTTQQQSLPHSPDGTDSESRFKKLNLNRNDDYLFPKKRDNSNGIVLKKNKVHTKCSTKWVCYGGRIPAILQALNNIHDLDEALRPWEKRLSNKEMSIILKEQVCWERSLKIFEWFKKKGCYELNVIHYNIMFWVLGKGRKWRLVESLWSEMSANGVVPVNSTYGTLIDVYGKGGFGKEALAWLQRMLSQGMEPDEVTMGVVVQLYKRSGEFRKAEEFFRKWSRRELLSVEIDYETVDATHVGNDVSHGNVCLNSHTYNTLLDTYGKAGQLRAVYEIFAKMIKLGVVPTTVTFNTMIHLYGNHGRLWEVSLLLQRMEELRCPPDTRTYNILISLYVKHNDINLAAKYLAKMKEVFLEPDLVSYRTLLCAYSTRKMVQEVEELVREMDDRGLEIDEFTQSAVTRMYVELGMLEQSWLWFKRFHLAGDITSSCYAANIDAYGEQGYTLEAEKVFMCCKQREKLSVLEFNVMIKAYGIGKCFDKACQLFDCMEKFGIVANACSYSSLIHILASADKPNIAKPYLKKMQEAGLVSDCIPYGAVISSFAKLGQLDTAEALYNEMIGYAVQPDVIIYGVLINTFADAGNVKKATGYVDRMRKAGLSGNPAIHNSLLKLYTKVGYLKEAQETYTLLQSSDQGPSIFSSNCMIDLYTERLMVEQAKEIFESLKKKNIANEFSYAMMLCMYKKIGRLDEAVQIAKRMRKLGHLTDLLSYNNVLGLYSMDRRLREAKEIFKEMIESGIQPDDFTFRALGRLLLNHGVSKQSIGRLEVMVKREVPRGLQAWMMAISRMLEGDDYTDK is encoded by the coding sequence ATGCTTTTGAATCTTCAACTGTTAGACACCAACACACTTCCACTTGTTGTTCCACGGGAAAACGCTGTACCCATTTCCATTCCCAGTAAAAAAACCACACAACAACAATCACTTCCTCATTCTCCCGATGGAACAGACTCAGAATCTCGTTttaagaaattgaatttgaatagAAATGATGATTATTTGTTTCCAAAGAAAAGGGATAACAGTAATGGGatagttttgaagaaaaataaagtgCACACCAAGTGTTCGACGAAATGGGTGTGTTACGGCGGAAGAATTCCTGCAATTTTACAGGCTTTGAATAATATTCATGATTTGGATGAGGCTCTTAGACCTTGGGAAAAGAGACTTAGCAACAAGGAAATGAGTATTATATTGAAGGAACAAGTTTGTTGGGAGAGGAGTTTGAAAATTTTTGAGTGGTTTAAGAAAAAGGGTTgttatgaattgaatgtgatTCATTATAATATAATGTTTTGGGTTCTTGGAAAAGGGAGGAAATGGAGGCTTGTGGAGAGTTTGTGGAGTGAAATGAGTGCAAATGGGGTTGTGCCGGTGAATTCGACGTATGGAACATTGATTGATGTTTATGGTAAAGGTGGATTTGGAAAAGAAGCACTTGCTTGGCTTCAAAGGATGCTAAGTCAAGGGATGGAACCTGATGAGGTCACAATGGGGGTTGTTGTTCAGTTGTACAAAAGGTCCGGGGAGTTTCGAAAAGCTGAGGAGTTTTTCAGGAAATGGTCGAGAAGGGAACTTTTGAGCGTAGAGATTGATTATGAGACGGTTGATGCTACTCATGTTGGCAATGATGTTTCACATGGGAATGTTTGTTTAAATTCACATACATATAATACCTTGCTTGACACATATGGGAAAGCCGGTCAACTTCGAGCGGTGTATGAGATTTTTGCTAAGATGATCAAACTAGGTGTAGTGCCGACTACGGTGACATTTAATACAATGATTCACTTGTATGGAAACCATGGACGCTTATGGGAAGTAAGTCTGTTGTTGCAGAGAATGGAAGAGCTTCGATGTCCACCTGACACAAGGACATATAATATCCTTATTTCTCTTTATGTTAAACATAATGATATCAATTTGGCAGCAAAATATCTTGCAAAGATGAAAGAGGTTTTCCTTGAGCCCGATCTAGTGAGTTATCGCACCCTTTTATGTGCATACTCAACTAGGAAAATGGTCCAAGAAGTTGAAGAGCTCGTTCGAGAGATGGATGACAGAGGTCTTGAGATTGATGAATTCACCCAATCTGCCGTGACTAGGATGTATGTAGAATTGGGTATGCTGGAGCAGTCATGGTTATGGTTCAAGCGGTTTCATCTAGCTGGGGATATCACTTCTAGCTGTTATGCTGCCAACATTGACGCATATGGCGAGCAAGGGTACACATTAGAAGCAGAGAAAGTCTTTATGTGCTGCAAACAAAGGGAGAAACTTAGTGTCCTTGAGTTTAATGTGATGATTAAAGCTTATGGGATAGGAAAATGCTTTGATAAAGCATGTCAATTATTTGATTGCATGGAGAAATTTGGTATTGTTGCAAATGCATGCAGCTACAGTTCTCTCATACATATTTTGGCCAGTGCTGACAAGCCAAACATTGCAAAACCTTATCTGAAAAAAATGCAGGAGGCGGGATTGGTGAGTGATTGCATCCCGTATGGTGCTGTGATATCAAGCTTTGCAAAGTTAGGCCAATTGGATACGGCAGAAGCATTATACAATGAGATGATTGGATATGCTGTGCAGCCTGATGTTAtcatttatggtgtattaatcaATACTTTTGCTGATGCTGGAAATGTTAAAAAGGCTACCGGTTATGTAGATCGAATGAGGAAGGCAGGCTTGTCAGGGAATCCGGCCATACATAACTCTTTGCTAAAGTTGTATACTAAAGTAGGCTACCTGAAAGAAGCACAAGAAACATACACGTTGCTTCAATCGTCAGATCAAGGTCCTTCAATATTTTCTTCTAATTGTATGATTGATCTTTACACTGAGAGACTTATGGTTGAACaagcaaaagaaatatttgagagcttgaagaagaagaacatcGCAAACGAGTTTTCATACGCAATGATGCTATGTATGTACAAGAAAATTGGAAGATTGGATGAAGCTGTTCAAATTGCGAAACGGATGAGGAAACTAGGACACTTGACTGATTTATTGAGTTATAATAATGTGCTTGGCCTGTATTCAATGGATAGGAGACTAAGGGAAGCTAAAGAGATTTTCAAGGAAATGATAGAATCTGGAATTCAGCCAGACGATTTTACATTCCGAGCTCTTGGACGTCTTTTGCTGAATCATGGTGTTTCCAAGCAGAGTATTGGCAGGCTAGAAGTAATGGTGAAGAGGGAGGTTCCTCGGGGCTTGCAAGCATGGATGATGGCAATTTCGCGTATGCTTGAAGGAGATGATTACACAGATAAATAG